A region of the Longimicrobium sp. genome:
GGATGTTCACCGTGGAGGAGCGCGTGGAGATGATCCGCGAAGCCTTCCATGACGAGCCGCGCGTGGAGGCCGCCGCCTTCCAGGGGCTGCTGGTGGACTTCGCGCGCGCCCGGGGAGCATCGCTGGTGGTGCGCGGCGTACGCGGTGCGGTCGATTGGGAGTACGAGTCGCAGATGGCCGTGATGAACCGCCGCCTTCTCCCCACCCTGGAGACGGTGATCCTGCCGGCTGACCCCTTGCACGCGCACGTTTCGTCCACCCTGGTCCGCCAGATCGCCGCGCTCGGCGGGGACGTGGCGCCGTTTCTCTCGCCCGCGGTGCTGCGGCGGGTGAGGGCGCGCGCGGCATCGTGAGCTTCCTGGAGGGGGTCCGC
Encoded here:
- the coaD gene encoding pantetheine-phosphate adenylyltransferase produces the protein FDPLTLGHEDVVRRALSFADRVVVAVSHSPTTAKQGMFTVEERVEMIREAFHDEPRVEAAAFQGLLVDFARARGASLVVRGVRGAVDWEYESQMAVMNRRLLPTLETVILPADPLHAHVSSTLVRQIAALGGDVAPFLSPAVLRRVRARAAS